Sequence from the Pecten maximus chromosome 8, xPecMax1.1, whole genome shotgun sequence genome:
tatacttaatcatcattcttgtttcatatctcgaGAAAtcaaggtgagcgatacaggccgtCTGTTTTTTTACTGATGACTTGATGAAACAAAGCTGTTCACAATCAAATAAGGAATCAACTTACCAAACGTCAAGGTCATCGAGTCAAAGGGCAAGGTCAAATTCTGTAGTTTTTCACTGAGGAATATTATGTTGTGACACTATGCAGCAATGCTCGTTAGATTTAAACAAAAGGACATGTGATCATAGGTCAAGGCGACTGGCTCAAAGATCAAGTTTAGTCAAAGTTTGGATATTTTCACTGCTTAACGTTTTATATACTCTATGAAACAATGCGGTTGGAATTTAACATGATGTCATCTGATCTTCCATCTCACCAAAGGTCATGGTTACTAGGtcaaaatcaaggtcaaattgtGTATTCACTATTGaacatatgtgtgtgtatatcacACTATGAGAATATTTTGAACAGATTTTAAGAGCAAAGGTCATGATCAAATGCCAAGgacatgttttgtatatttccacgtgtaaacattttgttatggaCTTATAAAGCAAGCTTAGTTTGAATTAAAGGTTTAgtcaaataacaaaatatctaaGTCACACTGGATTAAAGTTATTAACTCCGTcagcagccagggtcattttgaggcagtagtagctggtggctacctcattgaacataCACAGTTTTGTCGCATTTAGGGTAGAGTGTCTTGCTAAATGACATCAATACAAACTGTATTGTTTCTTAGCTtccaaagaaacacaaaccaagaCACTCGTACGGACTGAGCTATTGCAGCTTCTCACTGcattaaaggtcaaggtcatttgacATTTTGTGTACAAAGGTCAAGTATCAAGTGGGTTTCTGATTGCAGCCCTGGCTCTTGAATGGGGAGGTTTTTACattgaaatggaaaaaaaactaatatattaatattccactagtattttaaattttgtagGCGCAGTCAATATCGAGGTTGAATATTTTGCCTCGTTGCGATTGTTTTTGAAGTCTAAACATCAAACGTCAGCATTGCTGACCAGTACGTATTctagtttgatatatttccCAGTGACTGCCAAAAGGGGATCTTAAATCAGTAACTATgtgatacaaaatatatcaaagaagtttaataaatgtaataattttacGAGTTTGATAAATTCCATACGACATAACCGCGAGTGTATGATTCCGTTTATGACATAACTAATAGTATGAGTATAAATGAAACTTACATGTCTAACACTAATGTAATTAGATaaatcacactggtgttattacacaaatcagattggtgttattacacacatcacaatggtgttattacatacatcacaatggtgttattacacacatcacactggtgttattacacacgtcacgctggtgttattacacaaatcagattggtgttattacacacatcacactggtgttattacatacatgACACTGGTTTATTACATGCAtcacaatggtgttattacacatatcacactggtgttactaaacacatcacactagtgttattacacacatcacactggtgttataacacatatcacactggtgttatcaAACACAtcacaatggtgttattacatacatcacactTGTGTTTTTACATACATGACACTGGTTTATTACATGCATCACACTTATGTTatttacacacatcacactggtgttataacacatatcacactggtgttatcaaacacatcacactggtgttattacacacatcacactggtgttattacacatatcacactggtgttattacacatatcacactggtgttattatacacatcacactggtgttattacaaacatcacactggtgttattacacatatcacactggtgttactacaaacatcacacactggtgttattacacataacacactagtgttattacacacatcacactggtgttattacacacatcacactggtgttattacacatatcacactggtgttattatacacatcacactggtgttattacaaacatcacactggtgttattacacatatcacactggtgttattacaaacatcacactggtgttattacacataccacactagtgttattacacacatcacactggtgttattacacacatcacactggtgttattacaaacatcacactagtgttattacacacatcacacttgtgttattacacacatcacaatgGTCCACTCCACTCTATCTGATTAATTGCAGTATGTGCCAGTAACAGATGTGATGTATTTAAGCCgaataaatatgttaattttacGTACGTTTGTATCCCCCAGGCAGCCCTCCCTCTCTCTCAGACGACATTATTCTTCTCTCAGAGGACAACATCCTTCAACAAAGAGCTGAGAGAACGGAGCACATCACATATATTACGATAAACTGGACTTGAATTAGTCGGTGAGTATagagtacattttttttttttgcgttcttttttaaatttcgTTTTCTGGCTCAGGCTCCCATTTGCTCTAATTATCCTTGTACAAACACTTTTATATGTTAGATAAATTACTGAGATAATCATTCCGGGAACAGATATAGAGGTTCTTTCAAAGACTGTAGTAGTTTGTGGCTACCCCACTGTGCAGCTAATGGGAGGGAGTGGTATTAAGTTTACTTTTGGTAGACTGCCTTGACTGAACAACTGCACAAGAGGTTCCCTGATCTCTGTTTACAAGTTTAAAAAGTTTACTTTTCTGATTTTCTGCACGAGCAGAGTTATCTGTAATTATTTTCCTTGTCATATTGGAATATCCTAGAAAGAAGACAATATTTTGTGCATTATGTCATGTATGGGTGTGATCCACAGTATTTTGGATGTTGGTTTGGTCAATTTACATATATGCCATAAAATGCCAGATTATTGGgcaatatatgtgtatacaaaTGCATTTCAAAACACCACttcatgtaatataaataaatacttgTTCGCGATGTTTGAAACAAATTTAATCACGAAAAAGCTGGACTGTTACTGTTTAGTCCAAAAAAAGTGTGTGTGGACTATCTGCTGACGTTTTGAGATTTTTAGGAATCCTATATATGCGAGTTACtcattgtgtattatatcaatgttgatgTGTGTTACTTATTCCGCCATTTCAttgttatacagatacacaAGAGGATCCAGAGTGTCGCCGAACTCCATCTTGTCACGCTAAATTACTAACAAACATGGCTTCAAAATCCGGCCAATCAATCATCAAAGCACAGTATCATTTTAGACCAAAAGGACAACTTAAGTGTGAGGTCCACAAACAAAATGACGTTATCTTTTTATGCCAGGACTGTAAAATGTTAATCTGTTCAAAGTGCTCGATCACTCTCCACAAACATCATATAGACAGTTTTCTGGAGATATCTGACATCAAAACACGACACAATCAAATACTCCAGGACTTTGTCAATGAgacagaaaatgtaaatattccaaAACTAAACCAAGAAATCTTCTCATCTCGAACACAACTGACTTCATGTAAACCTTTGTACGATAAACTTCGCAAAAACATCATTGACAATACTAAAAAATGTAAGTTAGAGTTAGACAAAATCACTGAGGATTATATCGCTCTTTGTGACAAGATGGAGGTGGCGGCCATGGACCTAATACAGACCCACATCACAGACCTGGAGAGTAGACTGGAAACTTTGAGGGAACTTTCATCAGAGTATAAACAGACTCTCCAGACAGGAACCAGTGTACTCGTGTACGACTCGGTAACAGAAATCCGGGAAATGGATCCAGACATCCCACCAACACCTAACATAGACATGGCCGAGTTTACTCCGGGTATGGACAGACTAAGTCACCTTAAACAGGCCCTCGGGAACCTCAAACTTCCTACTGACCATCTCCAGGTAGGATCGGCAACTAGTGGTCACTCCGACCAACGTCCAGTAGTCCGACCAAAACAGTCTAAAGAGGTTGATCAAGCGTCCACTGGAGAAGTCCGGTACAAACTTCGTGACCGTCCAACCGTCATGTCCCAGTTCACATACCCGGGTAACATCACGTCGATCAGTCCTACATCTGATGGACGTGCGTGGCTGTGTGACTGGACCGACACAGTAATTCTCATCGACAACCAAGGTCAGGTCATACAGACGGTACGACACAGCCGTAACATCAGGGACATCAGTCTGGACCCCACCACAGGTCGTCTGTGGTTCAGTTGTTATGGTGATAACACTATCTGTGAAGTATCTACATCATATACACCAGTCACAAGATTCACTACAGAGGATTACCCAGTCAGACTGTGTGTGACCAGGGAGGGTCGGGTAGTGGTGGGTACACGGGGTATAGGAAAGGGGTACAAGGTAGGGGTGTATACAGTGGACGGTCAGgtgttacatacatacattgtggGGGGGTACGTACCGTCAATATCACAATGTGGTGTTACAGGTAATATAGCTGTAGTAATGGATGGTAAACGTATCATCGTGTACAACTCAACACTCCAGCCCCTGGTCA
This genomic interval carries:
- the LOC117333625 gene encoding uncharacterized protein LOC117333625 isoform X1, whose amino-acid sequence is MASKSGQSIIKAQYHFRPKGQLKCEVHKQNDVIFLCQDCKMLICSKCSITLHKHHIDSFLEISDIKTRHNQILQDFVNETENVNIPKLNQEIFSSRTQLTSCKPLYDKLRKNIIDNTKKCKLELDKITEDYIALCDKMEVAAMDLIQTHITDLESRLETLRELSSEYKQTLQTGTSVLVYDSVTEIREMDPDIPPTPNIDMAEFTPGMDRLSHLKQALGNLKLPTDHLQVGSATSGHSDQRPVVRPKQSKEVDQASTGEVRYKLRDRPTVMSQFTYPGNITSISPTSDGRAWLCDWTDTVILIDNQGQVIQTVRHSRNIRDISLDPTTGRLWFSCYGDNTICEVSTSYTPVTRFTTEDYPVRLCVTREGRVVVGTRGIGKGYKVGVYTVDGQVLHTYIVGGYVPSISQCGVTGNIAVVMDGKRIIVYNSTLQPLVNYKGEGIQARGEGIQVRRSVTPDRFGPRTVVYDSKGNIVIADETRNTIELISGSREVHKNTSHKQRMAGISRYTEG